A genomic window from Bos javanicus breed banteng chromosome 13, ARS-OSU_banteng_1.0, whole genome shotgun sequence includes:
- the SIRPB2 gene encoding signal-regulatory protein beta-2 isoform X4, with protein sequence MVVSLGDHRRCPVPSLMPTLTCLAPSSPCSWLLALLLVLSGVPEQSKGSKWQVLQPEGPMLVAEGETVLLRCTVVGSCTDDMIKWIKVSSQDQQEIYNFKHGFFPGVMPMIQKMLEPLNCDYSIYIHNVTGKHVGTYHCVRSDGSSEHSGKMLDGGTSVLVKGPGNTGPDLWIIQPQELVLATPGDTVFLNCTVLGVGPPGPIRWFRGTGLSREAIYNFRGISYSNVTAVQASNNDFSILLHGISTEHAGTYYCVKFQTKLNRQYLSGQGTRLRVKGLLSVLTLAVLGLKTVTLAALLLALVVCWRSP encoded by the exons atggtggtcaGTCTAGGGGACCACAGGAGATGCCCTGTGCCCTCTCTGATGCCCACCCTGACCTGCCTGGCTCCCTCATCTCCCTGCTCCTGGCTGCTGGCACTGCTCCTTGTCCTCTCCG GAGTTCCTGAGCAGAGCAAGGGGAGTAAGTGGCAGGTGCTGCAGCCCGAGGGCCCCATGCTGGTGGCAGAAGGGGAGACAGTCCTGCTGAGATGTACAGTAGTCGGCtcctgcactgatgacatgatcaAGTGGATCAAGGTGAGCAGCCAGGACCAGCAAGAAATTTACAACTTCAAGCATGGCTTCTTCCCCGGGGTGATGCCTATGATCCAGAAGATGCTGGAGCCGCTTAACTGTGACTATTCCATCTATATCCACAATGTCACCGGGAAACATGTTGGAACCTATCACTGTGTGAGATCTGATGGCTCAAGTGAGCACTCAGGAAAGATGCTGGATGGAGGCACCTCCGTGCTTGTGAAGG GACCTGGGAACACAGGGCCAGACCTCTGGATCATCCAACCCCAGGAATTGGTGTTGGCAACGCCTGGAGACACCGTCTTTCTGAATTGCACAGTGCTTGGAGTTGGTCCCCCAGGACCCATCAGGTGGTTTCGGGGGACTGGTCTGAGCCGGGAGGCCATCTACAACTTTAGAGGCATCTCCTACTCCAATGTGACTGCGGTCCAAGCCTCCAACAATGATTTCAGCATTCTTCTGCATGGCATCTCCACCGAGCATGCAGGAACCTACTATTGTGTAAAGTTTCAGACTAAACTCAACAGGCAGTACCTATCCGGACAGGGCACCAGGTTGAGAGTCAAAG GGCTCCTGTCTGTCCTCACACTTGCAGTCCTGGGACTGAAAACAGTGACCTTGGCTGCACTCTTGCTGGCCCTGGTTGTCTGCTGGAGAAGCCCTTGA
- the SIRPD gene encoding signal-regulatory protein delta isoform X3 has protein sequence MDAWRVKGHQLRVGQESQDTTLVLGLSPFQRAQRSRPLQDHTDAEQAPRATLMPVLDFPSCPRLPSLLLALLLKLTGTSVEDFQVNQPESSVSAKVGDVITLGCNIPAPSPVGPVLWFKDARLERKLIYSFNGRRFPRVSPVVNPMANQTDYSIRIRDVSPKDAGMYYCVKLTIGHPDMAYIAGPGTYVSVSGWDSADGPSDPSGILCPILNQAESTGHALL, from the exons ATGGATGCTTGGAGAGTGAAGGGGCACCAGTTGAGAGTGGGCCAAGAGTCCCAGGACACAACCCTTGTGCTGGGGTTGAGCCCATTCCAGAG AGCACAGAGGTCCAGGCCTCTCCAGGACCACACTGACGCCGAGCAGGCTCCAAGGGCCACCTTGATGCCTGTCCTTGATTTCCCATCCTGCCCACGTCTGCCCTCCCTTCTGCTGGCTCTGCTGCTGAAACTCACAG GAACTTCAGTTGAAGATTTCCAGGTGAATCAGCCTGAGAGTTCAGTGTCAGCCAAGGTTGGAGATGTCATAACCTTGGGCTGCAACATTCCTGCACCATCTCCAGTAGGGCCGGTCTTGTGGTTCAAGGACGCTAGGCTAGAACGAAAATTAATCTACAGTTTCAATGGACGCCGATTCCCCCGAGTATCCCCAGTGGTAAATCCAATGGCCAACCAAACAGACTATTCCATCCGCATCAGAGATGTGTCACCTAAGGATGCTGGCATGTATTACTGTGTGAAGTTAACAATAGGGCATCCTGACATGGCATATATAGCTGGCCCAGGCACCTACGTGTCTGTGAGTG GCTGGGATTCTGCAGATGGTCCTTCTGATCCTTCTGGCATCCTATGCCCAATATTGAATCAGGCTGAGTCGACAGGCCATGCCCTTCTTTAA
- the SIRPD gene encoding signal-regulatory protein delta isoform X2 — protein sequence MPVLDFPSCPRLPSLLLALLLKLTGTSVEDFQVNQPESSVSAKVGDVITLGCNIPAPSPVGPVLWFKDARLERKLIYSFNGRRFPRVSPVVNPMANQTDYSIRIRDVSPKDAGMYYCVKLTIGHPDMAYIAGPGTYVSVSGVTHEMFKVQQAEISQTVSPGETLTLSCSIPDSFPNGPVLWFKGTGPNRELIYNFQRGLFPRVNQIGNMAKAGNKDFSIRISEISLKDAGTYFCVKFKEGNPDIEYQSGRGTKVTVTGTRNNFVPDTPGRHFLATRGTNLNKNLLYRSAKM from the exons ATGCCTGTCCTTGATTTCCCATCCTGCCCACGTCTGCCCTCCCTTCTGCTGGCTCTGCTGCTGAAACTCACAG GAACTTCAGTTGAAGATTTCCAGGTGAATCAGCCTGAGAGTTCAGTGTCAGCCAAGGTTGGAGATGTCATAACCTTGGGCTGCAACATTCCTGCACCATCTCCAGTAGGGCCGGTCTTGTGGTTCAAGGACGCTAGGCTAGAACGAAAATTAATCTACAGTTTCAATGGACGCCGATTCCCCCGAGTATCCCCAGTGGTAAATCCAATGGCCAACCAAACAGACTATTCCATCCGCATCAGAGATGTGTCACCTAAGGATGCTGGCATGTATTACTGTGTGAAGTTAACAATAGGGCATCCTGACATGGCATATATAGCTGGCCCAGGCACCTACGTGTCTGTGAGTG GAGTCACACATGAGATGTTCAAGGTGCAGCAAGCTGAGATATCGCAGACTGTGTCACCTGGGGAAACACTCACTCTGAGTTGCAGCATACCAGATTCATTTCCAAATGGACCCGTCTTATGGTTCAAGGGGACTGGACCAAATCgtgaattaatttataattttcaaagagGTCTCTTTCCCAGAGTAAACCAAATTGGAAACATGGCCAAAGCTGGCAACAAAGACTTTTCCATTCGCATCAGTGAAATCTCTCTTAAAGATGCTGGCACATACTTCTGTGTGAAGTTCAAAGAGGGAAATCCTGACATAGAGTACCAGTCAGGTCGGGGCACCAAGGTGACTGTCACTG GAACAAGAAATAATTTTGTCCCGGATACTCCAGGCAGACATTTTTTGGCCACGAGGGGAACCAACTTGAATAAAAATCTACTCTATAGAAGTGCAAAAATGTAA
- the SIRPB2 gene encoding signal-regulatory protein beta-2 isoform X3: protein MVVSLGDHRRCPVPSLMPTLTCLAPSSPCSWLLALLLVLSGVPEQSKGSKWQVLQPEGPMLVAEGETVLLRCTVVGSCTDDMIKWIKVSSQDQQEIYNFKHGFFPGVMPMIQKMLEPLNCDYSIYIHNVTGKHVGTYHCVRSDGSSEHSGKMLDGGTSVLVKGPGNTGPDLWIIQPQELVLATPGDTVFLNCTVLGVGPPGPIRWFRGTGLSREAIYNFRGISYSNVTAVQASNNDFSILLHGISTEHAGTYYCVKFQTKLNRQYLSGQGTRLRVKEFTKERTTKIFPSGLLSVLTLAVLGLKTVTLAALLLALVVCWRSP from the exons atggtggtcaGTCTAGGGGACCACAGGAGATGCCCTGTGCCCTCTCTGATGCCCACCCTGACCTGCCTGGCTCCCTCATCTCCCTGCTCCTGGCTGCTGGCACTGCTCCTTGTCCTCTCCG GAGTTCCTGAGCAGAGCAAGGGGAGTAAGTGGCAGGTGCTGCAGCCCGAGGGCCCCATGCTGGTGGCAGAAGGGGAGACAGTCCTGCTGAGATGTACAGTAGTCGGCtcctgcactgatgacatgatcaAGTGGATCAAGGTGAGCAGCCAGGACCAGCAAGAAATTTACAACTTCAAGCATGGCTTCTTCCCCGGGGTGATGCCTATGATCCAGAAGATGCTGGAGCCGCTTAACTGTGACTATTCCATCTATATCCACAATGTCACCGGGAAACATGTTGGAACCTATCACTGTGTGAGATCTGATGGCTCAAGTGAGCACTCAGGAAAGATGCTGGATGGAGGCACCTCCGTGCTTGTGAAGG GACCTGGGAACACAGGGCCAGACCTCTGGATCATCCAACCCCAGGAATTGGTGTTGGCAACGCCTGGAGACACCGTCTTTCTGAATTGCACAGTGCTTGGAGTTGGTCCCCCAGGACCCATCAGGTGGTTTCGGGGGACTGGTCTGAGCCGGGAGGCCATCTACAACTTTAGAGGCATCTCCTACTCCAATGTGACTGCGGTCCAAGCCTCCAACAATGATTTCAGCATTCTTCTGCATGGCATCTCCACCGAGCATGCAGGAACCTACTATTGTGTAAAGTTTCAGACTAAACTCAACAGGCAGTACCTATCCGGACAGGGCACCAGGTTGAGAGTCAAAG AATTCACCAAGGAACGTACAACCAAGATATTTCCATCAG GGCTCCTGTCTGTCCTCACACTTGCAGTCCTGGGACTGAAAACAGTGACCTTGGCTGCACTCTTGCTGGCCCTGGTTGTCTGCTGGAGAAGCCCTTGA
- the SIRPB2 gene encoding signal-regulatory protein beta-2 isoform X2 has protein sequence MVVSLGDHRRCPVPSLMPTLTCLAPSSPCSWLLALLLVLSGVPEQSKGSKWQVLQPEGPMLVAEGETVLLRCTVVGSCTDDMIKWIKVSSQDQQEIYNFKHGFFPGVMPMIQKMLEPLNCDYSIYIHNVTGKHVGTYHCVRSDGSSEHSGKMLDGGTSVLVKGPGNTGPDLWIIQPQELVLATPGDTVFLNCTVLGVGPPGPIRWFRGTGLSREAIYNFRGISYSNVTAVQASNNDFSILLHGISTEHAGTYYCVKFQTKLNRQYLSGQGTRLRVKGSEFTKERTTKIFPSGLLSVLTLAVLGLKTVTLAALLLALVVCWRSP, from the exons atggtggtcaGTCTAGGGGACCACAGGAGATGCCCTGTGCCCTCTCTGATGCCCACCCTGACCTGCCTGGCTCCCTCATCTCCCTGCTCCTGGCTGCTGGCACTGCTCCTTGTCCTCTCCG GAGTTCCTGAGCAGAGCAAGGGGAGTAAGTGGCAGGTGCTGCAGCCCGAGGGCCCCATGCTGGTGGCAGAAGGGGAGACAGTCCTGCTGAGATGTACAGTAGTCGGCtcctgcactgatgacatgatcaAGTGGATCAAGGTGAGCAGCCAGGACCAGCAAGAAATTTACAACTTCAAGCATGGCTTCTTCCCCGGGGTGATGCCTATGATCCAGAAGATGCTGGAGCCGCTTAACTGTGACTATTCCATCTATATCCACAATGTCACCGGGAAACATGTTGGAACCTATCACTGTGTGAGATCTGATGGCTCAAGTGAGCACTCAGGAAAGATGCTGGATGGAGGCACCTCCGTGCTTGTGAAGG GACCTGGGAACACAGGGCCAGACCTCTGGATCATCCAACCCCAGGAATTGGTGTTGGCAACGCCTGGAGACACCGTCTTTCTGAATTGCACAGTGCTTGGAGTTGGTCCCCCAGGACCCATCAGGTGGTTTCGGGGGACTGGTCTGAGCCGGGAGGCCATCTACAACTTTAGAGGCATCTCCTACTCCAATGTGACTGCGGTCCAAGCCTCCAACAATGATTTCAGCATTCTTCTGCATGGCATCTCCACCGAGCATGCAGGAACCTACTATTGTGTAAAGTTTCAGACTAAACTCAACAGGCAGTACCTATCCGGACAGGGCACCAGGTTGAGAGTCAAAG GGTCAGAATTCACCAAGGAACGTACAACCAAGATATTTCCATCAG GGCTCCTGTCTGTCCTCACACTTGCAGTCCTGGGACTGAAAACAGTGACCTTGGCTGCACTCTTGCTGGCCCTGGTTGTCTGCTGGAGAAGCCCTTGA
- the SIRPB2 gene encoding signal-regulatory protein beta-2 isoform X1 — protein MVVSLGDHRRCPVPSLMPTLTCLAPSSPCSWLLALLLVLSGVPEQSKGSKWQVLQPEGPMLVAEGETVLLRCTVVGSCTDDMIKWIKVSSQDQQEIYNFKHGFFPGVMPMIQKMLEPLNCDYSIYIHNVTGKHVGTYHCVRSDGSSEHSGKMLDGGTSVLVKGPGNTGPDLWIIQPQELVLATPGDTVFLNCTVLGVGPPGPIRWFRGTGLSREAIYNFRGISYSNVTAVQASNNDFSILLHGISTEHAGTYYCVKFQTKLNRQYLSGQGTRLRVKVNHTSLQGSEFTKERTTKIFPSGLLSVLTLAVLGLKTVTLAALLLALVVCWRSP, from the exons atggtggtcaGTCTAGGGGACCACAGGAGATGCCCTGTGCCCTCTCTGATGCCCACCCTGACCTGCCTGGCTCCCTCATCTCCCTGCTCCTGGCTGCTGGCACTGCTCCTTGTCCTCTCCG GAGTTCCTGAGCAGAGCAAGGGGAGTAAGTGGCAGGTGCTGCAGCCCGAGGGCCCCATGCTGGTGGCAGAAGGGGAGACAGTCCTGCTGAGATGTACAGTAGTCGGCtcctgcactgatgacatgatcaAGTGGATCAAGGTGAGCAGCCAGGACCAGCAAGAAATTTACAACTTCAAGCATGGCTTCTTCCCCGGGGTGATGCCTATGATCCAGAAGATGCTGGAGCCGCTTAACTGTGACTATTCCATCTATATCCACAATGTCACCGGGAAACATGTTGGAACCTATCACTGTGTGAGATCTGATGGCTCAAGTGAGCACTCAGGAAAGATGCTGGATGGAGGCACCTCCGTGCTTGTGAAGG GACCTGGGAACACAGGGCCAGACCTCTGGATCATCCAACCCCAGGAATTGGTGTTGGCAACGCCTGGAGACACCGTCTTTCTGAATTGCACAGTGCTTGGAGTTGGTCCCCCAGGACCCATCAGGTGGTTTCGGGGGACTGGTCTGAGCCGGGAGGCCATCTACAACTTTAGAGGCATCTCCTACTCCAATGTGACTGCGGTCCAAGCCTCCAACAATGATTTCAGCATTCTTCTGCATGGCATCTCCACCGAGCATGCAGGAACCTACTATTGTGTAAAGTTTCAGACTAAACTCAACAGGCAGTACCTATCCGGACAGGGCACCAGGTTGAGAGTCAAAG TAAATCACACTTCTCTCCAAGGGTCAGAATTCACCAAGGAACGTACAACCAAGATATTTCCATCAG GGCTCCTGTCTGTCCTCACACTTGCAGTCCTGGGACTGAAAACAGTGACCTTGGCTGCACTCTTGCTGGCCCTGGTTGTCTGCTGGAGAAGCCCTTGA
- the SIRPD gene encoding signal-regulatory protein delta isoform X1, whose product MDAWRVKGHQLRVGQESQDTTLVLGLSPFQRAQRSRPLQDHTDAEQAPRATLMPVLDFPSCPRLPSLLLALLLKLTGTSVEDFQVNQPESSVSAKVGDVITLGCNIPAPSPVGPVLWFKDARLERKLIYSFNGRRFPRVSPVVNPMANQTDYSIRIRDVSPKDAGMYYCVKLTIGHPDMAYIAGPGTYVSVSGVTHEMFKVQQAEISQTVSPGETLTLSCSIPDSFPNGPVLWFKGTGPNRELIYNFQRGLFPRVNQIGNMAKAGNKDFSIRISEISLKDAGTYFCVKFKEGNPDIEYQSGRGTKVTVTGTRNNFVPDTPGRHFLATRGTNLNKNLLYRSAKM is encoded by the exons ATGGATGCTTGGAGAGTGAAGGGGCACCAGTTGAGAGTGGGCCAAGAGTCCCAGGACACAACCCTTGTGCTGGGGTTGAGCCCATTCCAGAG AGCACAGAGGTCCAGGCCTCTCCAGGACCACACTGACGCCGAGCAGGCTCCAAGGGCCACCTTGATGCCTGTCCTTGATTTCCCATCCTGCCCACGTCTGCCCTCCCTTCTGCTGGCTCTGCTGCTGAAACTCACAG GAACTTCAGTTGAAGATTTCCAGGTGAATCAGCCTGAGAGTTCAGTGTCAGCCAAGGTTGGAGATGTCATAACCTTGGGCTGCAACATTCCTGCACCATCTCCAGTAGGGCCGGTCTTGTGGTTCAAGGACGCTAGGCTAGAACGAAAATTAATCTACAGTTTCAATGGACGCCGATTCCCCCGAGTATCCCCAGTGGTAAATCCAATGGCCAACCAAACAGACTATTCCATCCGCATCAGAGATGTGTCACCTAAGGATGCTGGCATGTATTACTGTGTGAAGTTAACAATAGGGCATCCTGACATGGCATATATAGCTGGCCCAGGCACCTACGTGTCTGTGAGTG GAGTCACACATGAGATGTTCAAGGTGCAGCAAGCTGAGATATCGCAGACTGTGTCACCTGGGGAAACACTCACTCTGAGTTGCAGCATACCAGATTCATTTCCAAATGGACCCGTCTTATGGTTCAAGGGGACTGGACCAAATCgtgaattaatttataattttcaaagagGTCTCTTTCCCAGAGTAAACCAAATTGGAAACATGGCCAAAGCTGGCAACAAAGACTTTTCCATTCGCATCAGTGAAATCTCTCTTAAAGATGCTGGCACATACTTCTGTGTGAAGTTCAAAGAGGGAAATCCTGACATAGAGTACCAGTCAGGTCGGGGCACCAAGGTGACTGTCACTG GAACAAGAAATAATTTTGTCCCGGATACTCCAGGCAGACATTTTTTGGCCACGAGGGGAACCAACTTGAATAAAAATCTACTCTATAGAAGTGCAAAAATGTAA